A DNA window from Centroberyx gerrardi isolate f3 chromosome 3, fCenGer3.hap1.cur.20231027, whole genome shotgun sequence contains the following coding sequences:
- the atf4a gene encoding cyclic AMP-dependent transcription factor ATF-4 isoform X2 produces MTLSSQLALEDVGALFLGPSFLMADPMGPLLDQDEEEALSPSSSLEGRAPASPPLSFSSYASSPSPYQSLSSSPLSSSSPPPSPPPPTYPSFLGTKAAADALSLPWLGATDLLDAHVGADDGKEDAFSGMDWMSEKIDLSDFDLESLIGSCASDEPPNSPEDLLASLDSHMDLDLDPFDAPIPAPHDVLGLGLPLPDLPSLPLELPLPEAAEVKMSEAAPVPEVVVKPEPPSPAPSSPPSPAYTLELGSEVDVLDVDKTASPLTATVIPDPSGSIQTATPIVLSLSPSGHFVVVLAPEDEAPLAAVPSPAVKTSPPSSDCESDSGIESVADSPPCLPSPPPTPSASPLAGSSRTKPYSKPEPAPSSPSTPKASKVKSVSGAPKVVEKKLKKMEQNKTAATRYRQKKRVEHEVLNAECTELEKRNHELAEKAESISREIQYLKDLMEEVRNAKHRRTKTSPVA; encoded by the exons ATGACTCTGAGCTCCCAGCTGGCCTTGGAGGACGTGGGGGCCCTGTTCTTAG GGCCCTCGTTTCTGATGGCTGACCCCATGGGGCCCCTTCTGGACCAAGATGAAGAggaagctctctctccctcctcctccttagaGGGGAGGGCACCAGCTtcgcctcccctctctttctcctcttacGCCTCCTCCCCGTCTCCTTACCAGTCCTTGTCATCCTCCCcgctctcttcttcctccccgcctccctctcctcctcctcccacctacCCCTCGTTCCTGGGAACCAAGGCCGCGGCGGACGCACTGTCCCTCCCCTGGCTGGGTGCCACCGACCTGCTCGACGCCCATGTTGGAGCAGACGATGGCAAAG AGGATGCGTTTTCGGGAATGGACTGGATGTCTGAGAAAATTGACCTGAGTGACTTTGACCTGGAGTCCCTCATCGGCTCCTGTGCCTCCGACGAGCCTCCCAACTCCCCCGAGGACCTCCTGGCCTCCCTCGACTCCCAcatggatctggatctggatcccTTCGACGCTCCCATCCCGGCCCCGCACGACgtcctgggcctgggcctgccGCTGCCcgacctcccctctctccctctggagcTCCCTCTCCCCGAGGCAGCCGAGGTCAAGATGTCGGAGGCGGCTCCCGTTCCGGAGGTCGTCGTGAAGCCGGAGCCCCCGTCACCGGCTCcttcttctcccccctctccagCCTACACCTTGGAGCTGGGCAGCGAAGTGGACGTCCTGGATGTGGACAAGACCGCCTCGCCCCTCACCGCCACCGTCATCCCAGATCCCAGCGGAAGCATCCAGACCGCCACCCCCATcgtgctctccctctccccatctgGTCACTTTGTGGTGGTCCTCGCCCCCGAAGACGAGGCCCCCCTCGCCGCTGTCCCCAGCCCGGCCGTTAAAACCTCTCCCCCGTCCAGCGATTGCGAAAGCGACTCCGGCATCGAGTCGGTAGCCGACTCGCCTCCttgcctcccctcccctcctcccaccccctccGCATCGCCCCTAGCCGGTTCCTCCAGAACCAAACCCTACTCCAAACCGGAGCCCGCTCCCTCATCCCCCTCCACGCCCAAGGCCTCCAAGGTCAAATCTGTGTCGGGCGCTCCGAAGGTGGTGGAGAAGAAACTGAAGAAGATGGAGCAGAACAAGACGGCAGCCACACGCTATCGGCAGAAGAAGCGGGTCGAGCACGAGGTGCTGAACGCAGAGTGCACCGAGCTGGAGAAGAGGAACCACGAGTTGGCGGAGAAGGCCGAGTCCATCAGCAGAGAAATCCAGTACCTGAAGGACCTGATGGAGGAAGTCCGCAACGCCAAGCACCGCCGCACCAAGACCAGCCCAGTGGCCTAG
- the atf4a gene encoding cyclic AMP-dependent transcription factor ATF-4 isoform X1, whose amino-acid sequence MTLSSQLALEDVGALFLGPSFLMADPMGPLLDQDEEEALSPSSSLEGRAPASPPLSFSSYASSPSPYQSLSSSPLSSSSPPPSPPPPTYPSFLGTKAAADALSLPWLGATDLLDAHVGADDGKAEDAFSGMDWMSEKIDLSDFDLESLIGSCASDEPPNSPEDLLASLDSHMDLDLDPFDAPIPAPHDVLGLGLPLPDLPSLPLELPLPEAAEVKMSEAAPVPEVVVKPEPPSPAPSSPPSPAYTLELGSEVDVLDVDKTASPLTATVIPDPSGSIQTATPIVLSLSPSGHFVVVLAPEDEAPLAAVPSPAVKTSPPSSDCESDSGIESVADSPPCLPSPPPTPSASPLAGSSRTKPYSKPEPAPSSPSTPKASKVKSVSGAPKVVEKKLKKMEQNKTAATRYRQKKRVEHEVLNAECTELEKRNHELAEKAESISREIQYLKDLMEEVRNAKHRRTKTSPVA is encoded by the exons ATGACTCTGAGCTCCCAGCTGGCCTTGGAGGACGTGGGGGCCCTGTTCTTAG GGCCCTCGTTTCTGATGGCTGACCCCATGGGGCCCCTTCTGGACCAAGATGAAGAggaagctctctctccctcctcctccttagaGGGGAGGGCACCAGCTtcgcctcccctctctttctcctcttacGCCTCCTCCCCGTCTCCTTACCAGTCCTTGTCATCCTCCCcgctctcttcttcctccccgcctccctctcctcctcctcccacctacCCCTCGTTCCTGGGAACCAAGGCCGCGGCGGACGCACTGTCCCTCCCCTGGCTGGGTGCCACCGACCTGCTCGACGCCCATGTTGGAGCAGACGATGGCAAAG CAGAGGATGCGTTTTCGGGAATGGACTGGATGTCTGAGAAAATTGACCTGAGTGACTTTGACCTGGAGTCCCTCATCGGCTCCTGTGCCTCCGACGAGCCTCCCAACTCCCCCGAGGACCTCCTGGCCTCCCTCGACTCCCAcatggatctggatctggatcccTTCGACGCTCCCATCCCGGCCCCGCACGACgtcctgggcctgggcctgccGCTGCCcgacctcccctctctccctctggagcTCCCTCTCCCCGAGGCAGCCGAGGTCAAGATGTCGGAGGCGGCTCCCGTTCCGGAGGTCGTCGTGAAGCCGGAGCCCCCGTCACCGGCTCcttcttctcccccctctccagCCTACACCTTGGAGCTGGGCAGCGAAGTGGACGTCCTGGATGTGGACAAGACCGCCTCGCCCCTCACCGCCACCGTCATCCCAGATCCCAGCGGAAGCATCCAGACCGCCACCCCCATcgtgctctccctctccccatctgGTCACTTTGTGGTGGTCCTCGCCCCCGAAGACGAGGCCCCCCTCGCCGCTGTCCCCAGCCCGGCCGTTAAAACCTCTCCCCCGTCCAGCGATTGCGAAAGCGACTCCGGCATCGAGTCGGTAGCCGACTCGCCTCCttgcctcccctcccctcctcccaccccctccGCATCGCCCCTAGCCGGTTCCTCCAGAACCAAACCCTACTCCAAACCGGAGCCCGCTCCCTCATCCCCCTCCACGCCCAAGGCCTCCAAGGTCAAATCTGTGTCGGGCGCTCCGAAGGTGGTGGAGAAGAAACTGAAGAAGATGGAGCAGAACAAGACGGCAGCCACACGCTATCGGCAGAAGAAGCGGGTCGAGCACGAGGTGCTGAACGCAGAGTGCACCGAGCTGGAGAAGAGGAACCACGAGTTGGCGGAGAAGGCCGAGTCCATCAGCAGAGAAATCCAGTACCTGAAGGACCTGATGGAGGAAGTCCGCAACGCCAAGCACCGCCGCACCAAGACCAGCCCAGTGGCCTAG